From the genome of Oncorhynchus clarkii lewisi isolate Uvic-CL-2024 unplaced genomic scaffold, UVic_Ocla_1.0 unplaced_contig_8744_pilon_pilon, whole genome shotgun sequence:
cccctgaGTCTTTGTGTGTTCACAGTTTCCTCCTTCAGTCTCCAGGTATCCTAGGTGCTGTCTCCTGCGTTTGTGTTAAGGCCCCTGAACCCTAAAACGTggtcttctctccccctccagagTACCCAGTACTATGACATGCGCTGGTCCTGTGAGCACCTGATCATGGTGTGGATCAATGCATTTGTGATGCTGATGAGCCAGCTGTTACCTCCCAGCTACTGTGACCTGCTGCACCGCTCTGCAGCCCACCTGGGGCGCTGGCAGAAGCTGGAGCACGGCTTCTACAGCAACGCGCCACAGCACGTGTAGGtggttcccacacacacacacacacacacacacacacatacttctaCAGCAACGGCCCACAGCACGCTTAGGtggtccccacacacacacacccacacacacatacacacacacacacacacacacacacacacacacacacacacacacacacatacttctaCAGCAACACGCCACAGCACGCTTAGGtggttcccacacacacacacacatacttctaCAGCAACGCGCCACAGCACGTGTAGGtggttcccacacacacacacacacttctacagCAACGCGCCACAGCACGTGTAGGtggtccccacacacacacacacacacacacatacttctaCAGCAATGGCCCACAGCACGTGTAGGTGGTCCCCACACACATACTTCTACAGCAATGGCCCACAGCACGTGTAGGtggtccccacacacacacacatacttctaCAGCAACGCGCCACAACACTTGTGTGTCAGTACGTAACCCAACCTTTTCTCCTGGAGAGCTAGACAtatgcaggattttgttccaacaCATCTGACTCTAATCAACTGTTCTTCAGGACTCTACCAGGTGCGTTAGAGCAGGGATGGAGCAAAGCCCTGCATAAGGAGGAtgtctccaggaagagggttagcCACCCTGCTGTCCACCAGACTGTCTAGTCTTCTAGGCAGGGTTCTATTGGATCTGTCGGCTGTAGGATCAATCTCCACCTCTTCGTTGTGTGTTGCAGGTGGTCTGAGAGTACAGTCTGGCCCCAGGGGGTGTTGGTACGTCACAGTCGTAGCCTGTACAAGGCTGTAGGACCCTACAACGTGGCCCTGCCCTCAGACGTCTCCCACGCTAGGTTTTACGTGAGTCGCTGTCTTTCACTAGAccctgtagtctgtgtgtgtttatgtactgccTTTCACTAGAccctgtagtctgtgtgtgtccatgtactGCCTTTCACTAGAccctgtagtctgtgtgtgtttatgtactgccTTTCACTAGAccctgtagtctgtgtgtgtttatgtactgtcTTTCACTAGAccctgtagtctgtgtgtgtttatgtactgccTTTCACTAGAccctgtagtctgtgtgtgtttatgtactgtcCATGTACTGCCTTTCACTAGACCCTGTagtctgtgtgtttatgtactgtcCATGTCCTGCCTTGAGATGTCCCTTTTATTTACAAGTCTAACTATAGATACATGTTAGTAAATAAATACCAGTTGTGATGTTATTTATTGTGTTGCAGTTCCTTTTCCACAAGCCGTTGCGGATCCTGAACCTGTTAATCTGGATCGAGTCCAGCGTAGTCCTGTACCAGTTGTACTCCCTGCTCCGCTCTGACAGCTGGAACCACACCCTGTCCCTGGGCCTCATCCTGTTCTGTAACTACTACGTCCTCTTCAAGCTGCTCCGGGACCGCATCGTGCTGGGCAAGGCCTACTCCTACCCTGTTACCTCCAGTACCGGGTCCAGCACCAACAACAGCACCGCCACCAACGGCCTGGGGCTCAAGTCCCAGTGACACCCCAGGAGAGGGTTCTGGAGCTGGGGGACGTGGGTTCGGATACTCCCTAGCCTCCCTGCCACTATGGCTGTACGGAGGGATGGGTGGAAGGggtggaggtgagagaggggtgcGGCGTGCAGCAGGAGGGACTGACTGTGAACTCATATTGTTTTGATACGGTTCTATTTTTCATGCAATGTTTATACCTatttaaataatattttattttgtatacTGTTTTCAAAAGTAACAGGGCATTACGGTAGTATTGTCATGTGATGTTTGTTGTTGCTTCATGGTGCAAAGCGATTGGATGGGAGAGAGTGAGTTGTGTTCTTAATGCCATGAGGCCCCGCCCTCGTGCTGTGCTAAGCTCTTCCTCCTATGCTCACCGCGTTCCGACTTCCACCAAAGATGCTTAAAGAAGGCTTCAGAGCCAATCAGATGGCGCCGGCGGCCAATCAAGGAAGAGACTTTGGCTCGGTTGGCCAATCAAGGAAGCGACTGAGGAGACCCCGCCTCTCCCTGCACACTGCCTCTTTAGAGAACATATTCATCCCTTTACGGTGTTTTATTAGGATTCGTTTCGTAGCAAGACCGTCTGCAGTTTGGCCATGAGCGCTGACTCTGGTGCCTGTAGAACAtaccacatcccaaatggcaccctattccctacatagtgcacagcttttgaccagagccttattagcccaggttaaaagtagtgcactatgtagggaatagggtataattCGGGACAGGCCCAATGTCTTCTTTGCAGCGTCATGTTCATTCAGGTCATTAATTTACCACAAATAGCCGCTCTTCATTTCACTGTGCCCGAGAAGCGAAAAACATAGATATAGTCTGAATAGAATGGACACCACCACCGCAACAGATTGAATGGCCGTTTTTCTAGATGGGAGACGAACCGCGTTGAATGTGCAGACGTGTGTATGTGCTTTACTTTCCAGTGTGTGTTTGAAATTAAATTACAAATGACACTTGGTATCTTCAATGCTACACGTTGTGCTCCGCTGCCAGCAGTGTTATTTTAAACAGCTTGCCTTGTTGCCAGTCCCAGATGACCATGTGGGATGGCTTCTAGTGCCATAACTGTCCGCTCATCCATTCTATCTTGTTCCTTTTCTATGAGCAGCTGATCTAGAATGATTCATGTTTTATTAACGTGCCAAAATCCCAGGTTGCCTGTATGATCACGTTTGTTCACGGGCGCGTTCCAACCTTGTCTTTTAATGCAGTCCTGTTGTAGGCGCCTCTCAGCAGATTGCTATATGAAATGAATGATGAATGTGGTACCTGCGATGTTGTGAGATCTGATATGTGCAGGATGACTGCAATAAAGATGACCTGGAACGTTAGCTGTGTGTTTATATTTTCAGTGGGTGAGGTggaaggaagatggaggggggggggcatggaCCATCGTATGGCTCACAGTGTTGGATTTTCGATGAGCATTTTTCATGCTGTTGAAATATGAAATAAACTAAAATAACGCTGTTAAACTGACTTGTGAAATGTTTCTGTTTGTCCATGACACCGTGTAGATAAGAGATGAAACCACAAAGACCACAAAACCACATTATGCATTTTATTCCAAAGCATTATAaagttgatatatatatatatatatattgctgcaCAGTTGTTTTTGAAACAGAAAAATAGCTCACCCATAAGGTTTGACAAAGTGCATATCATGAGTAGTTGAGGGTCAGTGTTCCAGAGTCAACACTCTGCTGTCATCAAAGTGGCCTGTAGTGTTGTATTTGGCCCAGCAGAGGGAGCTATGGATATTTGACTTGGGTCCATTTGAAACACCAACCGTTTGTACTGTGACAGTCTATACCTTGAGTTGACATTTTTTAAGAGCAGGGTAGCACCTTTGGTTGATGACAGGGTTACATTCATTGGCAataacagaagaaaaaaaagttgtCCCAAAAAGTTGTCCCAGCTCTGACAATCTATAGAATTAGCAGTGAAACTGCATCTGTCTCTCCACCAATCTCTTACACATCTTCTTGTTCCTCCTCCTATTTCATCCTTTCTTTCAGTGCATTAAATGTTCTCTTCACCATCATAACACGCTGGTCCAGGGAGTCCCTGGTCAAAGCCATCTTCTGAAGTCCAGGGAGTCCCTGGTCTAAGCCATCTTCTGAAGTCCAGGGAGTCCCTGGTCAAAGCCATCTTCTGAAGTCCAGGGAGTCCCTGGTCAAAGCCATCTTCTAAAGCTCAGTCATAACACGCTGGTCCAGGGAGTCCCTGGTCAAAGCCCTCTTCTGAAGTACAGGGAGTCCCTGGTCAAAGCCATCTTCTGAAGCTCAGTCATAACGCGCTGGTCCAGGGAGTCCCTGGTCTAAGCCATCTTCTGAAGTACAGGGAGTCCCTGGTCAAAGCCATCTTCTGAAGTACAGGGAGTCCCTGGTCAAAGCCATCTTCTGAAGTACAGGGAGTCCCTGGTCTAAGCCATCTTCTGAAGTACAGGGAGTCCCTGGTCAAAGCCATCTTCTGAAGCTCAGTCATAACACCTTTCAGTTGTGTTTCAAAGCACAGTGTTGATCATGCAGTAAGAAGGGCACGaatacatgttttacatttgaTTTAATGTACGACGGAAAGGGTTAGTGaggatgtatgtatgtacagtaggaCTTCCTGGATGTGAATGTGAGTCGTTctagttgtgtgttgtgtgggatgtctctgcatgcagaacgATGGTATGTATTAGTAATGAAACAGTATTAATGCATGATGAAGTGTGTTCTGCATGTGTATGAACAACATGTCCACTTGTAAACTTCCTCAGCAAGGGAAGTGAAGACCCCCTTTGTCCTCCATcaatcctctgtgtgtgtgtgtgtgtacagtatgtgcatgACATGTCCAcctcttcctcatccttctcGGCAGTCTACATAGTTTCCTTTGATCCAGTAGCAGATCTGGGCGTATTTCAGAGGCGTCACCCTCACCGCCACGTTAAACTCTTGCGACGCCCCGTCTCGATCCACCCACTGGTGCCCTGAGAACACCCCGATCACCTTCCTCTCCCAGCGCCGCCTCCTCCGGTCCCACATACGAGCGTAGATCCCCGAGCCGCTGGCCCCGGGCTGGGCGTCACAGTGCTGGTAGAGCAGGTCTGGCGTCTCCTGTCCAGCCCGGCAGAACCGGTAGACCAGCTGGCCCGGCCGGTCGTTGTCATAGCCGGAGAATTGGACCCTGCGCCCGGGCAGCTGCTTCGCCGGCGGGGAGACGCCCAGCTTCATGTGGCGTCGTTTGTGGGCCTTCTTGAGCTCTAACAAGGCGTAGTCGTAGTCCATTCCGATGTCGTTGCCGTTGCCCTTGATCCAGCCTTTGGGCACGTGGGTGCGCTTGGCACGAATCCACTGGAACTTCATCTTATCTGGGGGTGATGGATGGGTGTTGGATGCATTGGTGGCAGAGGCCGGATTGGGAGAGTCACGCTGCTTTGGCTTCAGGAAACCCACCCGGAGCTTTTGCGCCCCCTTCACGTAGTTCTTCCCGTCGTGGACGCAGTGGGCGGCGGTCAGAACGTGCCGGTCGCCCACCAGTGTTCCGGAACACCCGGTGGACAGCTTGACCGCTGCAGAGAATGGGTAGTTCAACAGGAAGTCTTGCCCTACAATGCTGAAACGCCCGTCATGGCCAAAGATCTGACGTTTGCGTCGGGAAGGCAGTGCCGGCGTGGTCTGGGTGCGGGCAGTGTACCCGTAGATCCCCACGGCGGTTTCCGTGAGGCGACCGTTGCTATGGAGTGTCTCGTATGACAGGATGCTACGCAGGTCCCAGTAGCTGGGGGGAAGAGCCTTCTTGTGACATTCTGGGTCACATGGGGAGGCGACGTCCAATCGGGCGTCAGCCTGGAAGTGAGGGGCGGGTCGGTCCTCTGTCACCTGGGGTAAGACCACAGGGACGCGTTGCTGGGGCCATTGGGGCTGGATAGGAGCcactggagggatggagaggaggaggaagagggagaggaggggaaggggggatgGGATGGAGGGAAAAGAGGCCATAGAGGAGGGAGAcctagaagaggagagaaggagaggacaggtgagATGTGATGTCACTAAATACCTAGACAGGTGAGATAAAATCTAacttcatttgtcacatgcgccgaatacaacatgtgtaggtagaccttaccgtgaaatgctacttacaagcccttaaccaaccatgcagttcaagaagagttaagaaaatatttaccaaataaaaataatcaaaagtaacacaataacataacaataacgaggctctatacagagggtactggtacagagtcaatgtggaggctatatacagagggtaccggtacagagtcaatgtggaggctatatacagagggtaccggtacagagtcaatgtggaggctatatacagagggtaccggtacagagtcaatgtggaggctatatacagggggtacctgtacagagtcaatgtggaggctatatacagggggtaccagtacagagtcaatgtggaggctacatacagagggtaccggtacagagtcaatgtggaggctatatacagggggtaccggtgcagagtcaatgtggaggctatatacagggggtaccggtacagagtcaatgtggaggctatatacagggggtaccggtacagagtcaatgtggaggctatatacagggggtaccggtgcagagtcaatgtggaggctatatacagggggtaccggtacagagtcaatgtggaggctatatacagggggtaccggtaccgagtcagtgtggaggctatatacagggggtaccggtaccgagtcagtgtggaggctatatacagggggtaccggtaccgagtcaatgtggaggctatatacagggggtaccggtacagagtcaatgtggaggctatatacagggggtaccggtgcagagtcaatgtggaggctatatacagggggtaccggtacagagtcaatgtggaggctatatacagggggtaccggtacagagtcaatgtggaggctatatacagggggtaccggtaccgagtcaatgtggaggctatatacagggggtacctatacagagtcagtgtggaggttatatacagagggtacctgtacagagtcaatgtggaggctatatacagggggtaccggtacagagtcaatgtggaggctatatacagggggtaccggtacagagtcaatgtggaggctatatacagggggtaccggtaccgagtcagtgtgcgggatacaggttagttgaggtaatttgtacatataggtaggggtgaagtgtgATGTCACTAAATAcctagacaggtgagatgtgagtcagtaatacctagacaggtgagatgtggtgagtcagtaatacctagacaggtgagatgtggtgagtcagtaatacctagacaggtgagatgtggtgagtcagtaatacctagacaggtgagatgtggtgagtcagtaatacctagacaggtgagatgtggtgagtcagtaatacctagacaggtgagatgtggtgagtcagtaatacctagacaggtgagatgtggtgagtcagtaatacctagacaggtgagatgtggtgaGTCAGTAACAcctagacaggtgagatgtggtgagtcagtaatacctagacaggtgagatgtggtgagtcagtaatacctagacaggtgagatgtggtgagtcagtaatacctagacaggtgagatgtggtgagtcagtaatacctagacaggtgagatgtggtgaGTCAGTAACACCTAGACAGGTGAAATGTGGTGAGGTAGTAATAcctagacaggtgagatgtggtgagtcagtaatacctagacaggtgagatgtggtgaggtAGTAATAcctagacaggtgagatgtggtgagtcagtaatacctagacaggtgagatgtggtgagtcagtaatacctagacaggtgagatgtggtgaGTCAGTAACAcctagacaggtgagatgtggtgaggtAGTAATAcctagacaggtgagatgtggtgaGTCAGTAATACATCAAGGGTCTTTCAGCTGATAAAACAGACCCTTCTCTCACTGTTACAGATGATTTAGTGTTTGTTTATATGATGATGCTATTTCTTATACTAGTCATGCAGTCTATAGACAATGTAGTTctactgcagtgaccagagatctgtagttctgctgcagtgaccagagagacctgtagttctgctgcagtgaccagagagacctgtagttctgctgcagtgaccagagagacctgtagttctgctgcagtgaccagagagacctgtagttctgtTGCAGTGACCAGATAGACCTGTAGTTCTgttgcagtgaccagagagacctgtagttctgctgcagtgaccagagagacctgtagttctactgcagtgaccagagagacctgtagttctgctgcagtgacaagagagacctgtagttctgctgcagtgaccagagagacctgtagttctgctgcagtgaccagagatctgtagttctgctgcagtgaccagagagatcagagagacctgtagttctactgcagtgaccagagagacttgtagttctgctgcagtgaccagagagatctgtagttctgctgcagtgaccagagagacctgtagttctgctgcagtgaccagagagacttgtagttctgctgcagtgaccagagatatcagagagatctgtagttctgctgcagtgaccagagagacctgtagatatgctgcagtgaccagagagatcagagagatctgaagttctgctgcagtgaccaaagggaccagagagacctgtagttctgctgcagtgaccagagacctgtagttctactgcagtgaccagagagatctgtagttctactgcagtgaccagagagatcagagtgatctgtagttctgctgcagtgaccagagacctgtagttctactgcagtgaccagagagatctgtagttctactgcagtgaccagagagatcagagtgatctgtagttctgctgcagtgaccagagacctgtagttctactgcggtgaccagagagatctgtagttctactgcagtgaccagagaccTGTAGTTCTACTGCAGTGACCAAAGAGTTCAGAGagatctgtagttctgctgtagtgacaagagagacctgtagttctacTGCAGTGACCAGATAGGTCAGAGAGATCTGTAGTTCTACTGCAGTGACCAAAGAGTtcagagagacctgtagttctactgcggtgaccagagagacctgtagttctacTGCAGTGAGCAGAGAGACCAGTcgttctgctgcagtgaccaaaGGGACCAAAGAGATCTGTAGTTctactgcagtgaccagagagatctgtagttctgctgcagtgaccagagagatctgtagttctgctgcaatgatcagagagatctgtagttctgctgcagtgaccagacAGACCTttagttctgctgcagtgaccagagagacctgtagttctactgcagtgaccaaagagatcagagagatctgtagttctgctgcagtgacaAGAGAAACCTGTAGTTctactgcagtgaccagagagacctgtagttctgttgcagtgaccagagagatcagagagatctgtagttctgctgcagcgatcagagagatcagagagatttGTAGTTCTACTGCAGCGACTAGGGAgatctgtagttctgctgcagtgacaAGAGAAACCTGTAGTTctactgcagtgaccagagagatcagagagatctgtagttctgctgcagcgatcagagagatcagagagatttGTAGTTCTACTGCAGCGACTAGGGAgatctgtagttctgctgcagtgaccagagagatcagagagatctgTAGTTCTACTGCAGCGACCAGAAAgacctgtagttctgctgcagttACCAGAGAGACTTGTAGTTTTGCTGCAGCGAtcagagagacctgtagttctactgcagtgaccagagagacctgtagttctgctgcagtgacaagagagacct
Proteins encoded in this window:
- the LOC139402532 gene encoding serine protease 23-like, producing MQTKRKWGEALRGSPSSMASFPSIPSPLPLLSLFLLLSIPPVAPIQPQWPQQRVPVVLPQVTEDRPAPHFQADARLDVASPCDPECHKKALPPSYWDLRSILSYETLHSNGRLTETAVGIYGYTARTQTTPALPSRRKRQIFGHDGRFSIVGQDFLLNYPFSAAVKLSTGCSGTLVGDRHVLTAAHCVHDGKNYVKGAQKLRVGFLKPKQRDSPNPASATNASNTHPSPPDKMKFQWIRAKRTHVPKGWIKGNGNDIGMDYDYALLELKKAHKRRHMKLGVSPPAKQLPGRRVQFSGYDNDRPGQLVYRFCRAGQETPDLLYQHCDAQPGASGSGIYARMWDRRRRRWERKVIGVFSGHQWVDRDGASQEFNVAVRVTPLKYAQICYWIKGNYVDCREG